A single Triticum dicoccoides isolate Atlit2015 ecotype Zavitan chromosome 2A, WEW_v2.0, whole genome shotgun sequence DNA region contains:
- the LOC119354121 gene encoding secretory carrier-associated membrane protein 1, which yields MAGRYDGGNPFEEEEDVNPFSEQARGKAGGQSNYGGGGAFYMPNPRNVAPSSNSRLSPLPPEPADFSATVDIPLESSKDLKKREKELQAREAELNKREKELKRREEAAARAGIVIEEKNWPPFLPLIHHDIANEIPTHLQRMQYFAFASFLGLVCCLFWNVVAVTSAWIKGEGVKIWLLAIIYFISGVPGAYVLWYRPLYNAMRTDSALKFGLFFLLYLFHIVFVVFAAVAPPAVFEGKSLAGILPAIDLISVNALVGIFYFIGFGLFALESLLSIWVIQQVYMYFRGSGKAAEMKRDATRGAMRAAF from the exons ATGGCGGGGCGCTACGATGGCGGCAACCctttcgaggaggaggaggacgtgaaTCCTTTCTCG GAACAAGCGCGAGGCAAAGCTGGTGGGCAGTCCAACTATGGTGGCGGCGGCGCGTTTTACATGCCA AATCCCAGAAACGTTGCTCCTTCCTCGAATTCGCGGCTTTCGCCCCTTCCCCCGGAACCTGCAGATTTCAGTGCCACAGTGGATATCCCTCTTGAGTCATCAAAG GACCTGAAGAAAAGAGAAAAGGAGCTGCAAGCGAGGGAAGCAGAGTTGAACAAGAGGGAGAAG GAATTGAAAAGAAGGGAGGAAGCTGCAGCACGAG CTGGTATTGTCATCGAGGAGAAAAACTGGCCTCCTTTTCTGCCACTCATCCACCATGACATTGCCAATGAGATACCGACTCATCTTCAAAGAATGCAATACTTCGCATTTGCGTCATTTCTTG GTTTGGTTTGCTGTCTCTTCTGGAATGTCGTAGCAGTTACTTCAGCCTGGATCAAGGGGGAAG GTGTGAAAATCTGGTTGCTAGCAATAATCTACTTCATCTCTGGGGTTCCTGGTGCATATGTGTTATGGTATCGCCCTCTTTATAATGCTATGAG GACTGACAGCGCGTTGAAGTTTGGATTGTTTTTCTTGCTCTACTTG TTTCACATCGTTTTCGTCGTATTTGCTGCCGTGGCTCCTCCCGCTGTCTTTGAGGGCAAGTCTTTGGC AGGAATTTTGCCGGCGATTGATCTTATCAGTGTGAATGCTCTAGTTGGG ATCTTCTACTTCATTGGGTTTGGATTATTTGCCCTGGAGTCATTGTTGAGCATCTGGGTTATCCAG CAAGTGTACATGTACTTCCGAGGAAGTGGAAAGGCCGCAGAGATGAAGCGTGATGCGACAAGGGGCGCTATGAGAGCGGCATTTTGA